The Deltaproteobacteria bacterium region CACGGAAACGCGCACGCGCAGAACGGCAAGAAAACCTATGACCTGAAACCCGTCACCCAGGAACGCCTGTTAAAAGGCTCCAACGATCCCTCGGCGTGGCTGATGTACGGCGGCAACTACCAGAGTTGGCGGTTCAGCCCGCTCAAAGACATCAATCGCCAGAACGTAAAAAAGCTCGCGCCAGCCTGGATTTTTCAGACCGGCATCCCCGGCCAACTCGAAGCCTCGCCAATCATCGCGGATGGTATCCTCTACCTCACCGCGTCCTACAACCATGCCTACGCATTGGACGCGGTCACCGGTGATCCCATCTGGAAATATGATCATCCTCTCCCGGACGACATGCGCGTGTGCTGCGGCCCCACCAATCGCGGCGTGGCCATCGCCGACGACAAGGTTTTTATGGCTACGCTCGACGCCAGGCTGGTGGCACTCGACCGTAAGACCGGTGCGGTGGCTTGGAACGTAAAAATCGAAGAGTACGCCAACGGGTACAGCTCAACTGTGGCTCCGCTCGTCGTCAAGAACAAAGTCATCGTCGGTGTCGCCGGCGGAGAATATGGCATTCGCGGGTTTATCGACGCGTACGATGTCGCTACCGGCGAACGGAAATGGCGCCGCCATACGACTCCACAAGCTGGAGAGAAAGGCGTGGAAACCTGGGCAGGCGACTCCTGGAAGAACGGCGGCGGCCCCACCTGGATCACCGGCTCCTACGACCCCGAGCAGGATGTCCTCTACTGGGCGGCGGGCAATACTTCGCCAGACTGGAACGGCGATGTCCGTGAAGGCGATAACCTCTATACCGACTCGGTGCTGGCCATGAACCCCGACACTGGCGAGGTCAAATGGCATTTCCAGTTCACGCCGCATGATGTGTGGGACTACGACGGCAATACCGACCTGTTCCTGGTCAACGTCGAGCGCAGCGGCAAGACGATCAAAGCCCTGGCCCAGCCCAATCGCAACGGGTTTATGTACGTACTGGACCGTACCACCGGCGCTTACCTCCACGGCGCACAATATGTGGACAAGCTCAACTGGGCCAAAGGACTTGACGAGAAAGGTCGGCCCATCGTCGATCTGCAATTCGTCCCGCAGCAAGATGGCAAAGAATGGATCTGCCCTGGCGCTCCCGGCGGTAAGAACAGTTCGTACACTGCCGCGTACAGCCCACAGACCAAGCTCATGTACGTCCCGGTCATCGAAAGCTGCATGCAGATGAAAAAAGCGGCAGCCACCTTCATCCAAGGCATTCCGTATTGGGGCGGCGGCTGGGAGGGCTCCCAAGCCGACGACCAATCTTCTTACGGACATTTCTCGGCCATCGACCCCACGACCGGCGCGATCAAATGGCGGCACACCGAAGCCTATCCTCTCCTCGGCGGCACGCTCACCACTGCCGGAGGGCTGGTGTTTACCGGCAACCAGGAAGGACACGCCTTGGCGTTTAACGACGCGACCGGAGAGGTATTGTGGAAATTCCAGACTGGCGGGTCGGTGCGTGGACAGCCTGCCTCTTATAAAATCGGCGGACGGCAATACATCGCCATGCCCAGCGGCGGCGGCGGCATCATCGCCACCATCGCAGGCGAACCTCCGCTGGCCAGCAAAGGCAGCGCACTCGTGGTGTTCGCGTTGCCATAAGAAGCTGTTAGCTTTCAGCTCTTACTCAATTGCTGGGGCGCTACGTCGTCGCCCGGCGATTCATCGCCGGGCGGCTGACTGGTCTCTGCGCTATCTACTCGCTATAGTCGCAAAAAAGAGGATGGCTATGACCACAGTCACTATTGAAGAAGCGCAAGCGGATCTCGCGGAATTGATTCATCAGCTTCAGCCCGCTGAAGAAATTCTCATCACTGAAAACAACCAGCCTGTTGCACGGTTAATCCTCACGCCGCCAGCGATTCGTCCACGGAAGCCACGTCAGCCGGGCACGCTTAAAGGGACGGTGACGTACATGGCCCCGGACTTCGATGCGCCACTGGACGACTTTCGGGAGTATATGGAGTGAGGGTATTGCTCGACACCCATGCCGTGCTTTGGTGGGTAGATCAGGATCAGTTCCTGAGCGCTGCGGCTCATGCCACGATTACCGACCCCACTAACGATCTGGTGCTCAGCGCGGCAACGATTTGGGAAATCGCCATCAAAGTGGGACTGAAAAAGTTGTCCCTCTCGCTTCCCTACCGACAGTGGCTGACGCAAGCAATCGCGGATTTAGACGCCTCCATTCTTCCCGTTACCATTGCCTATGCGGATAGGCAGCTCAGACTCCCTCCCCACCACGGAGACCCCTTCGACCGGTTACTCATCGCCCAAGCCTTGGTCGAGAACATCCCGTTGGTCAGCATCGACGCCGTCTTTGATCGCTACGGTGTTGCTCGCCTCTGGTGAAGTACGCCCGACGATTCATCGCCGGGTGCAAGTCCCATCCCCTCATTGGCTCGCCAGAGGGTTAACGCAGGCCGATAGACTGCGATAAGACACCGTCGAATCTCAGCGACAGCAGAAATTCCGGTGTTCACTTTTGCCGAGAGAATGTGCTATCAAAACGAACATCATGAAATTACACGTGACACTCGATCAACGAGCCTACGAAACGCTGGAACGGCAAGCCAAACAGGCACGAAAACCCTGTACCCGAGTGGCAAAAGAGATCTTGCTAGAAGGCTTGGCCCAGCGCGATGTTGCCGCTCGACGTAAAAAGTTGGTCGCCGACTATCGCACCGGGCGCGCCGATGCCCGAGCCTTACTGAACGATCTCGAAGCGCCTCAGTTGGAGTTGCTGGATGACGAAGGATGCCGGTAGACGGACTGCCGGGATTCGCTGCGCTTCATCCCAGCCTACGACACTGAACCAGCGAGCGAGGCAACCCTGCCAATCCGTAGGTAGTGGTTCAGGTTGAGCAGGAACGCGTCAGGGTTGTCATTCCGAACCGAAACGAAGTGCAGGTGAGGAATCTTGCAGGCCGCAGAATACTGCAAGATTCTTCGGCCTGCGGCCTCAGAATGACAGTAGGCGAGAGGCCAGGACAAAAGCCGCACAGGAAACTGCACCATCACCCGGGAAAGATTGGTGAATCTCCTCGACTAAGATAGCCACCGCTTCGGCTAAGCTTCGTCCCGTTTGTTCTTGGATACTCATGGATGTCCCTTTGGGCTGTTGTGAGTCGTCCAGAGGCATTATTGTA contains the following coding sequences:
- a CDS encoding PQQ-dependent dehydrogenase, methanol/ethanol family, whose product is MRQRWLWRALSPALLLALALHGNAHAQNGKKTYDLKPVTQERLLKGSNDPSAWLMYGGNYQSWRFSPLKDINRQNVKKLAPAWIFQTGIPGQLEASPIIADGILYLTASYNHAYALDAVTGDPIWKYDHPLPDDMRVCCGPTNRGVAIADDKVFMATLDARLVALDRKTGAVAWNVKIEEYANGYSSTVAPLVVKNKVIVGVAGGEYGIRGFIDAYDVATGERKWRRHTTPQAGEKGVETWAGDSWKNGGGPTWITGSYDPEQDVLYWAAGNTSPDWNGDVREGDNLYTDSVLAMNPDTGEVKWHFQFTPHDVWDYDGNTDLFLVNVERSGKTIKALAQPNRNGFMYVLDRTTGAYLHGAQYVDKLNWAKGLDEKGRPIVDLQFVPQQDGKEWICPGAPGGKNSSYTAAYSPQTKLMYVPVIESCMQMKKAAATFIQGIPYWGGGWEGSQADDQSSYGHFSAIDPTTGAIKWRHTEAYPLLGGTLTTAGGLVFTGNQEGHALAFNDATGEVLWKFQTGGSVRGQPASYKIGGRQYIAMPSGGGGIIATIAGEPPLASKGSALVVFALP
- a CDS encoding type II toxin-antitoxin system Phd/YefM family antitoxin; this encodes MTTVTIEEAQADLAELIHQLQPAEEILITENNQPVARLILTPPAIRPRKPRQPGTLKGTVTYMAPDFDAPLDDFREYME
- a CDS encoding type II toxin-antitoxin system VapC family toxin; amino-acid sequence: MRVLLDTHAVLWWVDQDQFLSAAAHATITDPTNDLVLSAATIWEIAIKVGLKKLSLSLPYRQWLTQAIADLDASILPVTIAYADRQLRLPPHHGDPFDRLLIAQALVENIPLVSIDAVFDRYGVARLW